The DNA sequence TTGGTGAGCCCTCGACACCAATTTATCACGTTTATCTTGGATGTTTATACATGAAATCCAAATCACACGAATCCAAGCATTTCAATTGATCTAAGAACAGCTGATGCTGTTGTATGAATTGACAGATAATCTTGTTGGCACAGCCTAGTAAGACTCTTTATCCAATTACTGTGGCATAAACATTGTATAAAAGCACTAGTCATTCAATCTTAAAGCTAGtcttaaaataagaaaacatgGTTAAGAAATTCAGTAACTTATTCTTAGTGTCACATCAAATACATCTTAGAATACCTAATGCTTCTGTTTCCTTATAATTCACCAATGAAGGTTTCCAATGAACTCAAGATAAACTTTAATTACTGAAAATACCTACTGCATCCAAAAACATGTATTCTGAAATATGCCAGCAAGttcgaatttttttactaatatttaggAATAGTGAGAAATTTACTAACTTAAGCAAACAAATTATCCTAATGTTCACCAAACTACAAGCGCAGTGCCAATTCATGCTTCGACCTCAATCTAACCCAATAAATGATAGTAagataaaccaaaaaattcGTGTTTCAAAAGATCATAGTTCCACCGCTTAATATCAACACATCAagttaaaaaacaaatcaatcgAGCTACGTGTTTCGACTATCTGATCCAAATAATAGAACGTCAAAACAAATTCCGAAATCTCGAAATTATTCTACATCCATTTCAATATAGCCTAGATCCTGAAGAGATCTTTAcataaacaactaaattaagCTTAtagcaaataaattgaaatacaaTCAAACGTATCATCCGAGCTAGATCATTGAATATTAAAGCATGAGAGATAACAGTTTACTTACACGGATTGAGCTAAAAAAGTTGggattgcaaatttgcaagcaaattaaaatagaagtaaaattcCAGAAAAACAAAATCGGCGAGCTGGAGTTACCTAAACAACTGATTCAACTCTCTTTCCACTTGAGATCGATGGAGATTGATCGATCAGTGAATAAAATTACGCAGGGAATTTAGCGTGTATACCGAAATTCCTTTTATGCCCTTGAAATATTATCCAAACTtctagaattaaataaattcaaagtatatttaatttaaggaTTCTCCtacatattttcaatttagaaaatactactccatattacgaatattttaattactatcctattggattaatttttaatttaatattgcgACGAATAAAGCCACAgaaaattcgatatttttctctttcaaatttcattttttctgcTTGTTTTTTACATTTCATTGACTGGGCAATATGtgttattaaaatttcattctattttcaattattggctctctttctttctatcGGTTGGTATcaacttttcatattttaatttatgttattatcAAATTGACGGTGTTATCAATTGTATATTCAaagcaattttaatttgtaattacaGAAACTTATGTTCGAATATGACTATGAGTAATGAATAATTAGTATGGCATCGCAACTTGTTACATCCAGGGCCGGTCAATAGTAATTTAACAGGATCCACTCACTAATATCTAAacaaaaatagtgaaataatCATTTATCGAAATTAAATAAGgttataaaatatcatatccaAGCCCGCTTAATAGTAAGAttctaaaatatcatatccaAGCCCGGTTAATAGTAAGTTCAACgcaatatttattactaagattctaaacaattaattatgtgaagaggttattttgtcatttgtaTAATCCAAATAGTCTTCTGAAACTAACCAATGTACAGCTtaagaattcaaaatttattaaaattgatatttggGATAGCAATAAATACACAGAAGTAAATTGAGTTTGTATTATAAAGCTCTGAACTCACTAGGGACTTTAGAAATTTAGAATTGATAGCTAAAATAGTGTGACAGCAGTCACAGATCAGGAAAGCATCAAATTACAGCAGCAAGCAATTCATCTCTTCAGAATAACAtgttttcacattttatttcactaattgATGGGATGCAGGTAATGTTGGAGGAACTTTCCGACCAGATGGATTAGCATTTGCTTCTCATTCATTTGCACTTGCATCTTCCGATGGCGGTGTATGTCCTTCTACACAAGATAGTAGATTTTGTTAACCACCTCCGCGAGCAActaagattttttttccccctcAAAACACCCTATTGGTGAGGGGTCAGACGGATCATGACTCATGAGGCTGGTGAGCTGCTTCTTATGGAAAAAACTAACTGCTACGTTTTAGACTTCTTTGTAGGGAGGATTAGAATACAGAAACAAAGTTATTTACAGACATTAAGCAATTTCAAgcttaataaaatgatttatagAATGTTTTATcttcaagaaataaagaaagataGAGAACCAGGCATACCTTCACCTTCTGCTGGTGCATAGGGAGACTTGCGGTAACGTGTCTGCTGTTGTGTAGGCTAGGAAACAAATATCCAAAGGAGAAAAATGTCATGACACAGGAaaaagggaagaaacaaaCACATGAAGTGGCTACCCAATTTTCATTATCCACTAGATACCATCTATATACAAGTATTACTTTGTCCAAGTTTGCTACTCAAAAACTGTAAATATCATAGAGAGTGATGTACAAATATTGAACGctttcattcaattttaaatatcaatagaatGAAAGAAATTGGTGCATAGCATCATTAATTTCAATGTGATCTCTATAGGTCCAAAATTATAGTATACCCTACCAAAATAGCTACTAACAGTCCAGGAAGAGAACACCTGAAGCTAGAATACACCATGCACAGGCAAAACCAATGAAAATCCCATCCACAGGAATGGGGCACAGTATTATACGGAGTAGTATAAGAATAGCAATGGCAAGGAGAACTTCGGGTGGTTGCGAATGAAACGGGAAGCTTCTATTAGTAAAATATCTTGAAGCAAGAACACATCAGATACTAATTGATACCGATGACCCCTTTAAGGGAAAGGCCAAAAGTAATATTGTAAACCAACATGGTGGAGAAGccataataaattcaaaattctcaGCAAATGAATAGATACAATTCATGTGAACTTAACAGGCTACATATATAAAGTAGATCTAGTCACCTGTAACTTTGGCCGGAGAGCCTCAAGTGGTCCTTTAGGCTTCCCTGCACCTTGCTATGACCATAAAACATTGGTGATGCAACGAGATTAACATATCAGTTTCCACTACCACAAGTTACAAAAGCATATATGGTGCGAATTCCATAAACGGCTACCTTTCCCAATGCCCAATCAGCTGAGTCAAAATAGGCCCGTTCATGATCCTGACATCAAATGGGGCAACTTCAGAAAGAAACCTCAGGATAAACGACAAAAGCACGGAAGGAGACATCAGACAATACCTTAGAAATAAGTGGTGGTTTCTTTGGCATCATTCCTCCATATTTTTTCTTGACAACTGCCTCCTGAAAAAGAGGAACACATAAAAGAGCTACTATTACAATATGAATATTGACTGCAATTATCAATATGCAAAAAGAACATGATCTGGACACAACTTCCTGCTGTGCTGTTGGCAGGGACTTTTCAGCATCCTCCATGACAATCTCCCCTTGTTCTCTTTCAGTACCTGACATATCCTTGCCACAACACTGCACAGAGAATACCAGCAGTATACAGCATCACCAATTTCATCAATTGTCCAAGCCTTGAAAGGACTAATCAATATAACCGACCACTCAAAATAGAAAGAACATGATTTTCCACTTCCCTTAAATTAGAAAGAATCGCATCACACATCATATCGTTGACACAGATTTATCACATTATAACAGATATGTATGCACAATATCCACACCACACAAACTCGATGAATCCAANNNNNNNNNNNNNNNNNNNNNNNNNNNNNNNNNNNNNNNNNNNNNNNNNNNNNNNNNNNNNNNNNNNNNNNNNNNNNNNNNNNNNNNNNNNNNNNNNNNNNNNNNNNNNNNNNNNNNNNNNNNNNNNNNNNNNNNNNNNNNNNNNNNNNNNNNNNNNNNNNNNNNNNNNNNNNNNNNNNNNNNNNNNNNNNNNNNNNNNNNNNNNNNNNNNNNNNNNNNNNNNNNNNNNNNNNNNNNNNNNNNNNNNNNNNNNNNNNNNNNNNNNNNNNNNNNNNNNNNNNNNNNNNNNNNNNNNNNNNNNNNNNNNNNNNNNGAATAGATCTAATCTTCGACTATTTTGGTATATTCGCGAAATTTTGTTGGAATATACCTGTAATAGATTCCGATTTCGATCTGTGGTCTGCCGTTCTGCCGCAATTCTTGAACCGATAACGGAGGAAGACGCTTAGCAGCCGGCGAAGAAATTGTTGGCGATTTTTTTTCGGTGTCGATTTTGTAGATTTTGGGGTTGTTTTGGTAGATTTTAGTTGCAAATCTGGAGATTAGTTGTGGTATGTAGTCGATAAGGTATTGTGGTGTCCGGTCAATGCCGATTGAGAGGAGAAGACGCCGTCTTCCGCCGGAGGAGATGGTTGTGAACTAGGGTTTTCTCTTAGGCGCCGACATTTTCATTCTCGaaaatgtatgtatatattttttaaggtattgttttaatctttaagtgtgttaattaatattaatctatAGTTTagaaatcttaattaattcccCAATAATGTACTGTATTTTATATAAGAATTGGGCTTCGGTTCAAAATTATTGGGCCTAAGTTAAAAATCGTTTTgggttttaataatttttgtttttgggtattgtttttcaatttgttgGGCCAATAtaacattttctaattattatctaacatttttgtttgatatttatataaaaatattaaaatttattttaattgataatttttatttttttaattagtttataagttaattataagtttatggtatgtatttttcttattaatgtGTTGGGTTATTTAGGTGCGTATTATGAATATGTAATaagtatgaatttttttaattgtgtttgGCCATCTAATTGTGTATAAGGTGTATTtaataagtttaaaaaaaattcatagttATATGATttgtaatatatttatgtaatagTTTATagtttatgttttaaaaatttgaaatgctTTTTTGacttagtttattttattagtactattaattttgcataaatttaattcaattaatattaaattttttgaataatttatgtttatggtatgtatttttcttataatttcatGTATTAAATAACGTGGAGGAGGAATGGAGGATATTACATCACCCCCACCTCGTGATAGGAATGTAGATAGTAGTTTTCATTCAGAGCAgcatagaattttaatttaaagaaattaaaaccGTAACAGTAAAAGGAAATTGTGGTTGTGGTTCATTTTTGGAGTATAATTGACTCATTATAGGTAGGATCATGTGAATTGTTTATCCAACTTAATTGCAAGTTAAGCTTCTTATTATAATTTCCACTTGTGtttaaaactttttgaaaaggAAATTGTGGTTGTGGTTCATttttggagtataatttattcattatagGTAAGGTCGGATCATGTGAATTGTGTGTCCAACTTAATTGCAAGTTAGGCTTCTTGTTATAATTTCCATTGTGTTTAAAACATTTTGAAAAGATATGAGTCTACAGCCATGAATGTGAATATCTCATTTCCACattgaaataatttgaataaaattggACAAGTAAGCGATGATTTTGACTCATTTAAATCTTAGTTGGAAATGGAGAATTAGTATGAAACTAAAACGAAAATGTGCAACCATTTCTTGAGTTTGACTTATATCAAGAGTCCATATTTGTTtaccttatttatttttatattaccatattttaatattcctATTTATCTTGAA is a window from the Salvia hispanica cultivar TCC Black 2014 chromosome 1, UniMelb_Shisp_WGS_1.0, whole genome shotgun sequence genome containing:
- the LOC125212106 gene encoding uncharacterized protein LOC125212106 yields the protein MSGTEREQGEIVMEDAEKSLPTAQQEEAVVKKKYGGMMPKKPPLISKDHERAYFDSADWALGKQGAGKPKGPLEALRPKLQPTQQQTRYRKSPYAPAEGEEGHTPPSEDASANE